Genomic DNA from Cucumis melo cultivar AY chromosome 10, USDA_Cmelo_AY_1.0, whole genome shotgun sequence:
ACATGGTTTTTGTCCTTAGAACTAGAGACTTGCATCGTAGTAGCAGTTatactaactccactattttgaactctcCTAATATCATCACGCCTTTTTGTGTGATAGTAATAACCATTAATTATGTAACCAGAATAAGTGGCCACATCTGGAGAAGGTTTGTGAGCTACCCATCTTAAAGAAGGCGTGATGGAATTTTTAGGTACTTCGAGAGCAAGTGCAACCTACACaatatattggatttagttagataaaaaacaaacataaaagagtATGATTATAGTGATTACCCATGTGGACAGCCACCGACTGAATTTGCGATTATGCTCTTCTTGAATCCACTTTTTATTTCGAACTTTACCAGAGTTAAGCTTACGCAAACTCTCCATATGTTGTCTGTCATAAATGACAAGTTATTAAGTAATTACATAGCCAACTTATATAGAATGAGAATAGATATGATTTAGCACGTACTCGACGTATGGtagaacatcatttacattctgaatgacataaagatgagcttgatctaactgctcctcactcggtctgataaaagaagaagctgataatgctctatccacgtttgaattcttttttattacagatgagttaagtccaatagaactaactctagcaataaattcagaacagaactctatagcctcttcaacaatataattttctaccatacatccttctggtcgatttctatttcgcacataagtttttaggactttcatatatcgttcaaaaggatacatctaccttagatgaacaggtccacaaaactcaatttctcttacgagatgcactacaaggtgtaccattatagtgaaaaatgatggtggaaaatacttctccaatagacataaagtgacaactacatcttcttgcattcctttcaattgtgatgtatcaattgtcTTCTTACATATAGCATTAAAGAAGAAGCATAACCGAATAATTGCAAATCTTACATGTTTCGGTAGAATACCATGCATTGCCACAGGTAGCAATTGTTGCATAAGAATGTGATGGTCATGCGACTTAAGTCCATACAGTTTCAAATCTGTGAGTGACACTAAACTTTGAATGTTCGATGAATAGCCTTCTGGTACTTTCAGTTCAGATAGTGTTTTAcaaaaactcaacttctctGCTCGTATAACATGTCGGgggtaaaaagatctttttctcccctacttgaggggcgagctctgatctaatgttcaattcaaccaaatctaatcgactttttactccatctttggtttttaccgggaatatcaagcaatgtgccaatgagatttgcacagacattcttttcaatgtgcatcacgtctaaacaatgtcgcacatcaagaaacttccaatattctaattcaaaaaaaatagattttttcttccaataagttcctGAAGAACTCATTTCACTATTCTTTTCGTTGATAGTTCTCTTACTAAATGAGTGTTTGTACTTACTTGTTTGTACGAAAATTTCTTCCCCACTCAATGGTTCGGGAGCCAATTCTAATTCTTGTGaccattgaaaactttcttttgtttcctatatggatgatgacgtggtagaaacttgcgatgctcaatatatgccatcttccttccttttggcaaataaatggatgaagttttctccccacaaattggacatgcatgATATCCTTTGACTGTACAACCACACAAGTTGCCATACGCAGGAAAATTATTAATGGTCCATAATAAAATAGCTTTTAGCCTGAAACattgatcttgatatgcatcataacattccaccccatcatgccaaagtattttcaaatcatcaacttacagagctaaataaacatctatttcatttcccggttgtttgggacccgatattagtgcggtcaacatcaaaaattttcgcttcatacacaaccatggaggtaagttgtatgtcactaacataactgaccaacaactatatctactgctaagatctccatgcggatttaccccatctatggaaagagcaagacgtagatttctaggttctgactcaaactctggccataaattgtctattttttttcatgataatgcatcttttggatgttgtaatagattattcacttctctttttctggCATGCCAGatcaataattttgatgtttctttgcttcgaaacattctttcaaatcttggaatTGGGGAAAAATACCATATGACTTTCACTGGAACATTCTTAACctccttctttgaatttttaggaatcttccatcttgacataccataagaggggcatacatttgcatcagacagttctttcctaaacaagcaacaatcattcctacaggtatgaatcttctcgtacttcattccaagagtacacaaaatcttttttgcttcataagtaaaagtagggcattcgttgggagtaggtaagatgtcacaaattaattgtaacaactcagtgaaactcttatcactccatccaaatttaactttcaaattatataactttatcaacgtagatattttggtaaaattcatacaattaggatataatggtttcttggcatcatctgctagttcctcaaaattttctgacttgtcactaaaataattatgtgcagcctcaaacattccaattgtATCATCAATAGcatcctcgtcaatttcttctcttacactactaaagacactttcattgtttctctttattggtagtgattcaccatgaaaaatccattcttgataactctgatcgatgccattaaaaaaaaagtgatctcaattgtattcacatctaaagtttttgcattcacgcactttaaacaaggacaggTCATGACATTCGATGTCTTTGAAtgcttcaacccatttttaataaacatcttaatcccataagcatactcagatgatgttctattcttttgcatccacgacttatccatattatataagatgcaatttaatctacaaaaaaaaaaaaaatcgagaaaataacgaaattaagtaaacttaaactgaacccacattccaaaaactaacaagttctatataaccCAAACCAAAAGCCTCTATATTATACAGTCAAACAACTACAAAACTCACAATTGTATCACTCAGTCAACTAATAAgcaaatctcaaattaaaaccATCCACAAAGCCTCTATAAATTTGCTTCTTTTATATGTTTAGCTTTTGGTTTAACTTCATTCAAAATGTAATAAGGCATGCAATTATATAGAATAGTACGGGAAGAAAAAGAGTATATGAATGAAAACTCAACTATGGGATCGATACAATATAATGCATAAGGTCCGAGAcaatatatataacaacttcATGGAACCACACCCCACCACTTGCCATGCACACATGATAATAAATCcctaaaaacactaaaaaaacaCTACACAAAACCAATGAATTCTATCCAACGAATTAGgaaacaaaacctaaaaacattaaaaaaaaaaaaaaactttataacaaacatgaacattacacaaaaccaaaagaaaaacttacattTCACTTTATTTGTCTACCAACACGAAAACCACAAAGAAAAATCTTGTGATTTTTCTTCCTTGATAGCCAAACAGAAACTTCCCCAAAAACCGCTTCACACTCTAACAGAGGAAAAATTTGAAGGAATTAAATCAACGAACAATTCAATGATgtgaagaagaaattagaacaaaaaaagaacataacaaaaagatctgtaggaataaaaatagaaaataaaaaggttCTTCTAAAACTTATCAAACTAATTTATTTGTATATTGCATTGTAGGAATATGTATCAGAGGAATGAAGACATTCtgttccttttcaaaaaaaaaaacttatactAAGAATCACTAATTGGTAACAAGTTTAATTAGCATTCGTCCATGCTCTAAAtctttgatttttgtttgattctttatcCTCAATTTATACTTAAAGAAAACCTAAATATCATTTTCAATAtgatttataaaaaagaaatcaattttaaatattgaaagctaaataacttttaaacattaattaacAAAACAGAAACCAAATTTGAGTTAAAGTTATgaacaatattattattaacaGACACATGGAATCAAAATACGACTTTAAGACTCtttaaagaatgaaattggAATAGAGAAAAGGGGTAATATGGTCTTTTTGCTAAAACTACTATTCTAAaactcaaaaagaaagaaaaaataaaaaataagactTGATTCATCCCACGACGTTGTTTATGGTATTTTGGCTTTGGCATGCCTTTTTCTGTTTTCTAAACACTCCAAtaactttgattttcttttaagaaactCAAATTAGTTATGGGATGGAATGGATGGATATCCAACctttcattttctaaataagTAGTCATATCAAATCACTTTGTAATGGTTTTAAACTCTTCACAAATATCTCTCATGAGAAGgaaagataataatataatttactTTTCAATCgttttttcatattttgcaTCCTATTTAAACGGATTCCTCATATGATAATAAGAACTTTTAATCTTCACTTCAAAAAATAACTTGGGGGGAAATTTTCGATAGAATAGACCCAATTCTGTAGAAAAATATATTGTTGTAGTATGTCCTCCAAAAATATACTAAATGGTTAACAAATAAGCACATAGTTTTCTGGTAACAATCAACGATTATGTAATAAATAATCATGAACATAAATAACTTTGACAATGTATGAACCATAATCAACTTTTATTCACTCCACACCATCTCTCGCATTTGTATCAGTTCGAAACCAAATAAAATCATTTGCACATCACAAATGTAATGGTAAACAAAAAAGAAGCATAAGATCTACCAAATAATCTTGTCAAGTAAAGAACAAGATACAATTAACAAAGAAATTGCTGGATAACTACATAAAATATAGGGACTTCCACAATTAGAAAAAGTAATTACCGAAGTTAATGGATATACATATTCACGCAATAGATGACATTATAAAACCAACTACCTCGTCGCAGAAGAAGTTGTATCTAACAGTGTAGAAGCAAAGCTCTTACACatgcactagaagaaatatggcctttaatgtcagttggaaaaaatgaatatggaggtttaatgtcggttttaaaaacacggatgtttaatgtcggtttaaaaccgacattaatccttcctctttgatgtcggtttaaaaccgacattaaagctaacctttatttttttttatttttataaattaatattttcctTTTAGTTTAGGGTTTGCGTTGCTTTTGTTTTAGCAGCCGCCTTCGTCGCCCTTCCCTCTATATCTCTCATCTCGCATCTTCTCTTCCTTAATAATCAATCTTTAGTCTCCTCTTCTTCCATCTTTACGATCTTCTCCGCTGCGTCAATCGGCCGctcgtcttcttcttccaccttttcttccatctttcatcttctcttctttcATCTCCATTTTTCTTTCGATTTTTATTTATGTATGGAGAGATGAACATCTGAATCATCCTAATTCTCATAATAATGGCTTTGCGCCACAACGAAAGAAAAAGGGGTACAGCGATCCCattccttcttctttctctttccatTTCCTTTTGGGGCCAACCATTTCTGCAATTATTGGGTTGTTCAGCGGCGTAAACCTCATTTTTCAGCCAGTTCCACCTTCCTCTGCTGTTTTTTGGTCGATCACTCTCGTACCCTTCAATTTTTTCCATCTGGGTATGCTGATTTCTTTGCTTTCTGTTGTTTTATGTTGCTCTACTGTTGATTCTTCAATTGGGTGTTCAAAATTTCCCTTGGCTTTTGTTCGATTTAGTAGTTCTTGTATATTTTCTTTCTATACATTGTTTATCACTGTGCTGCATTCTGGTTATGTTTTTGCCTGTTCAATGATTTTGAAACCATGGTGAATTTTTCTGTTGTTTTTCCTTCTTGATTCTTAACTGAAGTGGTTTAGATGGGAAAAATGCTGGCTTCTAGTTTTAAACAGAGATGATTTAATACTCGTTCCATTAATAGAttatttgttgttttcttttggttttcttGTATTTTACTTTTCTGTTTATAGATTCTTATCGCAGCACAGATGCCAAACTCAAtaaagaggaaaagagaaaggaaaaaaatttggTGCTTCTGTTGGGTTTtgttttcttgctgcttgtacTTGTGCCAATTAATGATATAGCTTTTATTTTCTCACTCTTAAACGCACTTTTTCTGTTGTGCAAGCAAACAATGATTCCATCCAATTGTAACTGTCATGTTGTTGTAAATTTTAATGCATACATGAGTTCTCAATTTAAAGAACCTTGAAGATTCTTCCTCATAGCTTCCATTTCCAACAGGTTCCGTCCTGTCTATGGTATGTATTATAAGAGAAGGATTTAATGATCTTAAACTTAATTGATTTTACTTCTTGCGCATGCAATGCTTTCAAATTGCATCTTGCTTCTCATTGCTCATGATTTCTGGATGTGAAATTCATTTAGGTATGTAATAAATGAACACAGTTATTGTCCTTGATTTGTGATTTAGGAGATCCATGTTTTGAATGTTTTTTCCTATTATTATCCTATTTGCATTGcacatttgaaaataaatatcaTTGAATGTGAAGTTTAAATGGACTCCACATAGCTGATATGATCATCCTACTAAATTGATTGGTCCAGGGAACAAGTTTTGAAATGCTTGCTTCTCATAAGTTTCTATGGAACCAATTTATGAGTTCTTCAAACAATTCCCTCCAtaaagaggaaaagagaaaggaaaaaaatttggTGCTTCTGTTGGGTTTtgttttcttgctgcttgtacTTGTGCCAATTAATGATATAGAAGGAACCTCTTTTGGCTGATTATTCGACGAAGGTTCATTCCTTGAATTTCCGGTTTTCGGTTTGCATTTCAAAATACGGAGATGTGATTTATGGACTAGAATATTACGGAAAATAATAGAGGGCTCACTTCTCATAAAGGGATTTGAATCAGGTGGATGGAAGTGGGAACCTCTTTTCAGCCATTCAACGAAGCTTGAGCCAATTGAAGAAGTCACCATAAAGGTAAGATTTATGTATATCTTCAAATAGGATTGATATAATTTGGCTTAACACATACTGCAAAGAAGAAAAGGGTTAACTATCAACAATAATATGATGTACCTAAAAAATTGAATTGTATCCTTGGTTGGTAACtctgttattttttaaaaaattagaaattacatttgtttgttttcatttttttctttttttatgaaaaacaCATCCTCTTGATGGTTATGATCTTTGCATTCCGTCACACTGATCAACTTTTTTCATCTGCTATTTATCAAGGGCTTAATTGGTTGCAGAAATGTGTTTAGCAGTGATACACGTGGAACTGGTTTTATGCATCTGACATTCTTAAGTATGTATTTTCAGCTAGaatttcttttacttttctGTTATTGCGGGGACTATGCTTATGAGCTTTCGTTGATATTTTATGCTTATGAGCTTTCGTTGATATTTTAGGTTCTTTTAGCAGTGATGTTGGAATGTATTCGTTAAGCTATGGCGGGGACTATATAACCCATGGTAGCAATACACGCCATggtttttcattctcttttggtTGTGTTGTgaatgttttcattttttttcaaattgataATGAAGTTCCTTGTTTTCGATAGGACATGTTAGTCTATAAATATCGATAGGACATGTTCCTTGTTTTCAACTTAAAATTGATAGGCCTAATTCTTCTATTTGATCTTTAGCCTATATTATGGACTTATTAGCTACAAACTGTTCTTTATGTTTGCAGTGTGATTTGTTGGACATGCCTGCTGTAGGGCAACTGGAGAAGGATGCCAAATATTCATTGGTTTATCAGCTTCTGAAGATTTTTTTGACCCAGAGATTGGATGCTTACATGGAATTTCAAGCTGCAAATTCTTCTTTATTGAAAAGCTATGGTAAAATTCTCCACTTTAGTAATAACTTTAATAATTTCTAATTAGAGCTAAATTCTCCACTTTAGTAATAACTTTAATAATTTCTATTGAAAAGCTGCAAATTCCTGGATCTGGTGTAGGTCTCGTCCATGAAGATTGCATTGCAAAGATGAGGTTATTATCATTGGTAGATCTTGGCTCAAATGAATCTGCCCGTATTCCATATGCTCTCATCAAGGGTGTTACTTGTGTGTTACTTGTGCTTCAGATCAATGATGATGAGGTCGAACTGTGGGTCGTGAAGGCCATTACGTCCAAATTGATTGACTGCAAAATGGACCAGATGAACGAAGTTGTGATTGTGAGGTTTGTGCTATTCTCTATCTAGACCGCCACATTACACTTCTTTGGTTAGGCATAGCTTATTCTATACTAATATAATAACTCTTTTGATGTTCATGTTCCTTTACTTTtgtgtttattttatttgtgattAAAAACCATTAAAAAGTCTATCAAGCTCGCATCAAAGAAATTGTTGCCTCTGCAGTTCGTGGATTCAATGTTGCCTCTGCAGTTCGCATCAAAGAAATTTACTTTTGTGGAAGGGGTTCTTTAGCAGGTTTCCCATCCTATCCCCCCAATTGAAGATAACTTGATCATTAACaggtttctttattttctatctTAATTTTTTATGGTTGTTCGCATAGGGAGTCTTGGACATCACCACCACAGAGGTCGCAGACTACTTAATTGGAGGTGTCATGA
This window encodes:
- the LOC127151181 gene encoding uncharacterized protein LOC127151181, with the translated sequence MSGSPLLPSLRSSPLRQSAARLLLPPFLPSFIFSSFISIFLSIFIYVWRDEHLNHPNSHNNGFAPQRKKKGYSDPIPSSFSFHFLLGPTISAIIGLFSGVNLIFQPVPPSSAVFWSITLVPFNFFHLGGWKWEPLFSHSTKLEPIEEVTIKCDLLDMPAVGQLEKDAKYSLVYQLLKIFLTQRLDAYMEFQAANSSLLKSYGLVHEDCIAKMRLLSLVDLGSNESARIPYALIKGVTCVLLVLQINDDEVELWVVKAITSKLIDCKMDQMNEVVIVRESWTSPPQRSQTT